ttttagtttcgattacCTTTGTTTCATCTCTATATGAAGTACTTGATAACTTTTGCACGTAAACAATCAAAGCTATCAACAaataaaaatcagaaaaatgaaatttaaaaaaaaaacatataaaatcaaaGTAATAAAAAGTAACACCGACAAAAGATATTAGATAGAAGGAGAACAAAAGTTTTGGTGTCATATAAGGTACCAGAGCAGTTTATCTAAGTCTCCAATCATTTATAAAACAGTAaagataataatattaataatactaataataatattaaatagaaccgaaaaaaaattcgataacAATTAACAAAGATCACTAATaacttaaatatattatttatgtacACAAAAAGCCAGTGTACTTTCCAAGAAAGGAGATAGATTCAGCAAGTTCATCGTGATAATGACAGCTACTTCACTGTAATATCATAGCTATCAACAAATAAACAtcagaaaaatgaaatatttattatgaatatttttggTATTAGATATGATTCGCGTGTTAAAATGGAGAAACTTGTGAAGATGGGAAAAGTTTCAAGTTCATTCAACAAACAATTGCCCAACAGAAGCTTCGCGGCAAAGGTTCAAATTTCAAGATCAGGAAGCAAGCTATTTCCAGTACTAAATCATAATCCCCAGCAGCAAAAactagaaggaaaaaaaaaacgagaTAAAGAAATCAGTGGAAGAAGAGGGATTTtcatgaaatcaatcgacaagctaacagaaaaataaaataattatgcgAAAATTAATCGAATAAAAGTTGTGCAAAAAGAAAGCAAAAAGAATGGCCAGAAAAATGGCTGACCTTTTATGATTATTTCTTGATGAACGAAATCCAATGGATCTAGCTTCAGCAAGACAGATCGGAAAGAGAGGCTGCGAGGAAAAGTACATCCAGCGTATACTTCCGTTGTATAAATTTTAAGTCAAACGTAACCTTGTCTTTATATGTACCTATTTCGTATTTGTTCCCAGTCGTTTTGTACGTGTTGTGTGTGTATTTTCACAGCGTGTGAAAATAGTTTATTTATGGTGTAAActgtatttaaaaataattatattatcgaATTGAAATCATGTccactaaaaaaaaataaaaaataaagcaaCCAATTTCATTCTGGATACCTAGTTTCAAAATTTATCATCGGAATAGGAGACAGAAGGAGATCGGCTGCTATATTCTGTTTTGTAAAATGATCTTACGGATCTACTGTATATATGAGACGAGTTAATTCGATTCTTacatatcatgaaaataatattttttgtcataaacaataatatttttaatatgttgtgTAAAAGATATGTTTCAAAAAATTAACTCGTGAAACAATCgaacaaaatttttttgtgtattGTTAGTAAAAATCTGTCTTCGGACTTTAATCTTATTTAATTTGACATGCAATcccatttttataaaattaaaaataacagtGAATAGTATATCTATTCCAAATCTAACTTTGACGCTTTTGGAGTTCAAATTACCATTAAACACTTTCTTGAATCATTGTCTATGAGTAATTAATGTCACTCAAACACGTAATTCATTTTAAATCAAATACATAactatcttttaaaaaatactgTAAATTACTTATCGGGAATAGGGTCTCATATTCCAGCGGGGCCTACATGGAAGCTTGATATGAGATTATTTTCACTGAATTGTATCCGTTTCACTTCTTTCCCTGCTAGGATTGGAAATCATACGATCGAGTTGTTGGATTTACGAAATAGTGTAAAAATAAGTGCTTCAAATCATTGCTATTTGACTCggactgttttaaaaaaatcaaggtATTTCGAATTGTTCGTTGAAACGGTTAAAATCAGATAAAACATCTGAAATTATTTCAACAATGAACTTTAGACATATAAGAGTTCTAAATTGAATCTCTTTAGAAAGAAAATCTTTTGTCTCATGGTAGCTTGCTCCAATCCCTTACGAAACTTTCATTATTGGGTTATCCACACACTTCACATGTTTCTAGCGATTCACTTGACATCATAAAATGATacaaattttggataaaaatttacAACGCAATAAAATGTCTTTGTTGACGATCATTTCCTCCGACAGCGTTCCTCGAACAATGTCATAAATCCATAACTCTTCCCCTCTTACTAAAACTGAAGCTCTTTGCATGTGAACATTCAACAAATAACATGTATTTTTCAAAgtaaatttctttcttttttttcagTACAGAATGACGATTATTACAATTGAGTCTCATATTAGAAACATCGTCTTAAACTTGAAAACTTGACATCAAATAAAACTACCATCGAAGATCTCAACCAAACCATTAACAATGGCTGCAACCAGTCGCTAGGTTTCACCGGAACTAGTTTATACCAATATGAAGGATACAGATTTAGCTCCACCCCGGTTTTTGCTACTTTCTCCGTTGTAGTCATCGTGTTGATGACCTTGTTGTTCTAGATTACTACCGGTGTGGATGACCTTGTTGTTCTAGATTAAAATTCGTTGTTGCATAAAGGTGGAATAAAACCAGGAATAATTGTTGAATCAAACTGCACAAAAAGCTTCACAAAACATATTGAGATAACTACAATGGTTTCTCTTAAAAGTCGATATTAAGGATGATTATTCAAACCTTAAGAATTTTGATAATTAGTTTTCATCTGCCTCCATGTTGAATCCAAATCATAGAAAACAAGAAACACAAGGCTGGCTACATACATTTGAacgatgaatttgaaatgaaacaTATATTGAgttaatttcaaatccatcgtAATTTCTATTACATCTACATAGATTTAGTAATTGATATATTAGAAATTGAACGAATATACATATTAATCCAAGTAATCGattggatttgaaatccataaaaaaaaaaaaaattcatacccaaaaaaattcaaattcatccAATCATTCATAATCTCCAAAAGGGGGGCCTCAGAAGTAGTCGATAACATTCTTCACCTAAAAAAATCAGACAATGTAGGCAATAGTTTCGATCATCATAGGCCCCCTAagtaaattttgaacaaaaaacgAATGGAAAAGGGAAAAGCGATCTGATTCATCTTTCCCATGATCCTTCTACACATATTTATGAGTAACATTCACAACTCTGCAAGCAGCAAACTAGTTGTTTACGCTTACATCTCCACCGCCTCATGCCAGATTAGACCCGATACACGGATCCAAAACaagataaaatcaaattttcagaaaatcagAACCCGACACACAGATTTTACATCCCAAATTTAGCAAAGCGTTCCAAAATTCACACTCACAAACGTTTATTTCTGAGATTTATTCCACCATTTCAGCTGTGGGATTCTCCAGAAAACTTGAAATCTAGAGAACGCTACTGCTGGTGTGCTTGCGATTGTGAAACGTGGCGGCCAGGATATGGACTCGAGGGTTTTTATGTTTTAACTTCTGTATTTCAGTGGATATGGGCTTATCAGGTATTGGGCTTAATCGGAAATGGGTTTCCACGGACGGGAATTTTGGCagaagaaaagattttttacaaCCCAAACCCACTTACCCCAAATGATAAACAAACGATCTTAAACTTAAGCcaacaaaattcaaatatttttattgttaaaataatttaaatcaagcCTATCATTATTTAAGTATTttctataaaaaataataaaagagtaAGTCTAttgtgagatagtctcacgaatttttatctgtgagacgggtcaaccctaccgatattcataataaaaagtaatactcttagcataaaaaataatattttttcaaagatGACTcgaataagatattcgacccacgaaattgatccgtgagaccgtctcacaagtgTTTTTGTGATAATAAAAATGAGTAACATTTAGTGTCGaagttattatattatatgaagtgcttttaaaaataaaaaagatggCAACGAGATAAATCATTGAGGCACTCTTAAGACATActtatttgggaaaaaaatctatttttgttttctaataTTACGTTTTCCTCTTTTAGTCATATAATTAATCAAACTTGGATATCGGTCCCCAAATTTGTTGTCATGTCGTCGGATTTCACAACATCGATTTTCGGCTAAAATTAAACACACTTGTAAAAATCGaacaaaaataaccaaaaattaaaagttatcgGATTAATATCCAAATTTGACTAATttcaaaactaaaaaaaaaaactagagaaCCAAAATAACTTTTATCCCTATTAGACTAAATATGCTTATGTTATGAGTAACATATTTTCCATGTGTTATTTCTATTTGGGATGACAACTTTTTCTGAATTCGACGGAGAATCCGATTCTCGACTTGAATGGACGAGGGTATCGAAAGATTTTCTACCCGATTGGATCATTATTTTTAGATAAATTATTtctaatattatgtttttttcctataatgtttaatttattaatttttatatttttttctttattattatctcaataatttagtaaatatcTATAgcttattcaaaataattcaaatttgagaaaatacaATCATAGGTGATAATAAAAATTTGGGTAAGATATGGATTTTGCAATCTTCCCACGGATACAAATATGAAGATTAAATTGAATACTCGATAATTATAAGAATGAAGTTGAATATATACGAATTAGAATTCTATATAAACACGACTCATGGTCATCTTTAATTGTGTGGTCGTAGTATCATGTCCTCTGCACTTATTTAATGTCTGTCGAATTTGATAATCTTGAATAAGTACACTAAATATTTGAGATGTACGTCATTGAAATAGATAAATAGCATGCATATAATAAGTTAgttttgatttatatatttttatctttttttagtATGTGACATTTAGACTATTGGACAATTtcattaccaaaaaaaaaaagtactgaTAAGTagtcaaaatataataatcgACAGGAATGAGTCTAAGTCCCCCtcaaagattattaaatgaaaatatgtttattaaaGGAAAGAAGTCGCTAGTTGAAGTTGAAGCACGCTTTATTCTAAGCCAATCAAAtacattaataattaaattaatcagCAGTGCGATTTCACTCCAGTTTCCAAGCAATTTGTTGATCGAGTATTAAGGAACAAATTctgtgggttttttttttttggatattgattaaagaattttgataattatatttatcttttatttaacATGTATTTTAGCTGTCACAAGTATTTTAGCTgtcacaaaaatttatgtgagacaatctcaacaaatcaattttgtgagacgtatctcGTATTTGAGTCATccgtaaaaatatattattttttatctcaaaagtattacttattattactAATATGGACAAGATTGACTCGTCAATAGAGATGATTGACTCGTTTCACGTATAAATATTATTAGAACAAGTGACATACAAATTTGTTAATTGTCATGTTTTTTAGTTTAGCCCAAAATAAGTATCCAAAAAAATGTGGATTTTATCTATCTTAATAATCGCCTGCCGCATCCTCTGTATACGAACGAGTGTTATTCATGATCTCAAAATGTGGAATTTCTATTCGGTTAATCCTTTAATATATGATTagatttgattgttttattaACTACAAtgtaaaatacaataaaatcaaattttaaaagtaaaatattttaaaaaaacatgtcAAACATATAGAATTTAATATGTGTCcatgcccaaaaaaaaaataacaagagaaattacatttaaaaaaacataaaaatagtttgctaaaaataaataaataaatgaaatttgaaatatatatttggcAAAGATTTTTTTGGTGAGAATAGTGGGAGGCGGCGGCTAATTGAATGGCCACGTAGAGAGTTTGGTCACATTTGGTCACCAACCATTGGACCCATCCAATTCTTTATTCTTATCCCTCTTTTTTCCACGCAATTTCCAGTCATCGTTTTCTTTCTGCGTtgaaaaaatattcatatttcgTTAATCGcactttatattattaatatgtagataaataaaatattgatttaatattttatttatttttcattgcaaatcataaaaataattataacctatcaatttcaaattcatctttcCAAATACTCTCCAAAAGATTCATACatttattgaaaattaaaagtctttattgttttaaaaacgAATCTATAAATCTACAAATATGACTCATTCCATAGCACAATGGAAGACTTTCACAAAATGTTATCTTCAAATTGTTTACCTGTGTTTattgtaaataaattaattcacaATCCAGATATTTATGGATGTGACTTTTTATCAATCTAATTGTTGATGTTTCATATTGTTGATGTTTCATATGACTGACTATTGATTCTCCAATCGAAAAACATTTGGCTGACTCTTCTTGTCTCTGCCTCCTGCTGTTGTGTTCCTAATGTAACAAAGTTCATGTACTTGTTTAAAAGGTGgcagaattattattattttttttaattaacgaCGCTAGACCTGACCAGTTTCCTACCTGAAGATAATTCTACACTCAAAGAGGATGAGTGATACGTTGAATCAGTCAGTGTTATGGAGGTATGAAATCGTTCTGATTTCATATGACGAAATTATGTACTGAATAGATCGACCGATTCGCTCTACAATGtattttgccaaaaaaaaaaacaacaactaAAAGAGTTATGAAAATCCTTTGAAAGAAAATACAAAACCCATAAAATCTTGAGTTAAAATCTCACTTGAGTGAACAAATGCTAATGTTATTTTTGTTAGGTGTAGCATCGACTGGGATGAGTGAATGGTTCCACAGTGTGAAATACACCCAATGATCATAGCATTGGCCGTCAAACCAAGTGTAGAAATGCGCAGGGCCACCCCAGGCATGAATTATTGAACTAAGAAACCCAACACAAACCACTTATTCTTTGTCTAAAGGGACTTGGATATTTCGACGACTACTACAAATTACAacttaatttattattcaataCTGTCTTTATCATATGGATTCGTTAagtatatcattttaattagttaatcttccaatatatttaaaattaccttattagaaattgatttttgtcaAAATATTACCGATTGCTATGTTCTTTACAAACAATCGCTTCGTATAAATAATGTAATAACAAGAAAATATTCTATGATTtctattataaattaatttctacAACACATTGAAGTTATCTAGTAGCTTGATTCTAACTAGAAACATACACACAAAATCTCCTATCAAAAACTTTGCGGcggtatataatttttatatatatgtaggaTTACTAAATACACGCTTTTAATACAACTAATGACAAATCCgagattataataaataaagttcCCACATCAATTTTGGCCAATCCTATACCGCCACGTCGAGATCAGCTGATGTCATGATGTCGTTGATAAAGTCATCAAAGTCAAACTCGCCGAATTCGTCGGCCAGGTAATCCCTCGACATCCTTGTGCCTGGCAGGCCCAACGGTAAATCAAAGTCAAACCCCAAGTCGTCGAAGCCGTAACCGAGGCTGTCGAAAGCCGGCAAATCCTCGAACCGGAGGACTGATGTCGGAGATAGAGCGGCGTCGTTTCCGGAGGAGACGGGCTCGCTCTCAGTCGCGGAGTCTGTGGCGGGGGAGGCAACAGGGAAGTTGGTTACAGCGGCGGGGCCTTTCAATTTCACGGCTGCGCTGTCGTAAACGGTGGCAGCTTCTTCCGGGGTGTCGTAGGTTCCCAGCCAGACCCGTTTTCCGATATTCGGGTCCCGGATCTCGGCCGCCCATCTCCCCCAAGGCCGCTGACGCACCCCGCGGAACTTTTTCCGGCTGGTAACGTCATTTCCAGTCGGTATCCCACGCCTCTTCTTGTTGAAACGATCTTGATATCGTCCAGGTAGCTGTTGCGTGGATGATGTACGGAAGCTTATCTCTTCCACGTGCCTCTTGACTCTTCGCGAGCAGAATCCTGCGGCAGAGTCGGATTCATCGCCAGATGAGTCCGTAGCGTCGCCGTCTGTAAGAATGATTCTAACCACTTTCCGGGTTCGCTTTGAATCAGCGGGGGGTCTCCGATGATTTACAAGCTTGGAAGTAGAGACAACGTGTTCCGTAAACTTGAATGGTCGCTTGACTTCCATTGGTTTCGTATCCAAATAGACTATAGCTTAAACACAACAAGAAACCCGTAAGTAGTGGAGCCGCTCTAACACCTCACATAAGCTCAAAATCAAAAGCCAAATCAAGAAAGAAACAAAACGATGATGAATTTCTTTCTAAATAATCTTTAGACCAAAGGAGTTGAGTAAAAAATCCGCAGTAGCAGTACTCAAGTGAAAGGGGTGAAGACGGAAGAGACGAAAGAAGTTCACAATAGTTTACAAAAGCAGAGAAAGCAATTAGACGACTGCCTCAATTCTCTATAGGCATGCACCAGTACTGAATCTTTGAAGCTGTATATGTGTTTTATATAGAACATACAAAGAAAGAAGAAGTTGTGGGTGTAGGGTCGCACATGTTTCAAGAAAGAGAGGGAAAAAGGGGTGTGATTCAGGCAGCAAAGCAGCAGCAGCTGTAATTAAACGCGCCTTTTTTTCCTTTGTTTTGGCGGGAAACAAGTAAAGACGAGACAACAGAGTGGTGTGTGGAGTGGAAAGAATGGATGGACGCAGGATCCTTGCTGCTACCACAATATCTCATTCCCTCCCTCCACCCCGCCGTCTCTTTGTGTCCTCAGCAACGAGCTTTGTCTGTATTTTATACTACCCCGAGTCCACATGTTAACATCAacataaatagtaaaaaaaaaaaaacaccgaaagaaaaaaaaaggaactACAGGTCCACGGATTAGTGATTACATTCACTGTGATGGTTTTTGTATACATAATTTTCCGAATTAATCTTCAGAGTTGGTTTGGATAAAGTGATATAAACATC
This genomic interval from Primulina huaijiensis isolate GDHJ02 chromosome 14, ASM1229523v2, whole genome shotgun sequence contains the following:
- the LOC140957687 gene encoding pathogenesis-related genes transcriptional activator PTI6-like, which gives rise to MEVKRPFKFTEHVVSTSKLVNHRRPPADSKRTRKVVRIILTDGDATDSSGDESDSAAGFCSRRVKRHVEEISFRTSSTQQLPGRYQDRFNKKRRGIPTGNDVTSRKKFRGVRQRPWGRWAAEIRDPNIGKRVWLGTYDTPEEAATVYDSAAVKLKGPAAVTNFPVASPATDSATESEPVSSGNDAALSPTSVLRFEDLPAFDSLGYGFDDLGFDFDLPLGLPGTRMSRDYLADEFGEFDFDDFINDIMTSADLDVAV